The following coding sequences are from one Streptomyces sp. NBC_00536 window:
- a CDS encoding ATP-binding protein has product MVNPKGPLGGPDDGLVVRRWNRDPRCVGRARTELRRALGNWGLAQIEDDALIVVSELLTNASRHARAARGREIETRYVRLTAGVRIEVHDAAPGRPEMLSPDPERDHGRGLFLVDALADRWAAGERCGPGKRVWAELAVPAQGGSHHGG; this is encoded by the coding sequence ATGGTGAACCCTAAGGGGCCCCTGGGCGGGCCGGATGACGGGCTCGTCGTACGCAGGTGGAACCGCGATCCGCGGTGCGTCGGGCGGGCGAGGACGGAGCTGCGCAGGGCCCTCGGGAACTGGGGGCTGGCGCAGATCGAGGACGACGCGCTGATCGTGGTCTCCGAGCTGCTGACGAACGCCAGCAGGCACGCTCGGGCCGCGCGCGGCCGGGAGATCGAGACCCGGTACGTGCGGCTCACCGCCGGTGTGCGGATCGAGGTACACGACGCGGCCCCCGGTCGGCCCGAGATGCTGTCCCCCGACCCGGAACGGGACCATGGGCGAGGGCTGTTCCTCGTGGACGCGCTCGCCGACCGGTGGGCGGCGGGGGAGCGGTGCGGGCCAGGTAAGCGGGTGTGGGCCGAACTCGCCGTACCGGCTCAAGGCGGCAGCCATCACGGCGGGTGA
- a CDS encoding bifunctional metallophosphatase/5'-nucleotidase — protein sequence MKPPLRFALLALATATAATAAASGLVPASAAEPLWQSPHGQDVVDIQVLNVSDFHGQLDPLNIRGVGNVGGAAALSTYWKADRKANPDTLLMSAGDTVGASVPVSGFFDDEPTVKFMNQTGFSANTFGNHNFDKGLAHLQSQIDAADFPYVSANLTNLNRNLHDVSPYTIKTVHGVKVAIIGVTNPEAPTLVAPGNFGSMKVTDPAKAAMRAREEAARHGAKVFIALGHLGIEGTDAQGGPTGPLTEFAHAVHGFDLVLGDHTDVQYKSEINGALVLENLSKGATYAKTTLKYDRRRGGHVVAAASEFVVPLSDKVTPDPEVVAMLKPYRDELSKRYDGKIAVATGLFDQSGEVDRVRETALGDLTTDALRTTYGTQIAFTNGGGIRASLPSTYQPADKTLRRTGSGPYDLVAGDAYAVLPFGNQSLTRTVTGTQLWAVLEQSVSKAPNSSGGFLQVSGFRFTYDSAKPVGSRVLSVTLDGGTPIARDATTYTAATNNFTNAGGDGYTMLADGQGTTRNLMAGDLLTYLTAQKTVTPTTHTRIDDTSRPDA from the coding sequence GTGAAACCCCCGCTTCGCTTCGCGCTGCTCGCACTGGCCACGGCCACCGCCGCGACCGCCGCCGCGTCCGGCCTCGTCCCGGCCTCGGCCGCGGAGCCGCTGTGGCAGAGCCCGCACGGCCAGGACGTCGTGGACATCCAGGTGCTGAACGTCTCCGACTTCCACGGCCAGCTCGACCCGCTGAACATCCGCGGCGTCGGGAACGTCGGCGGTGCGGCGGCGCTGAGCACGTACTGGAAGGCCGACCGCAAGGCCAACCCCGACACCCTGCTGATGTCGGCCGGTGACACGGTCGGCGCGAGCGTGCCGGTCTCCGGCTTCTTCGACGACGAGCCGACCGTGAAGTTCATGAACCAGACGGGCTTCTCCGCCAACACCTTCGGCAACCACAACTTCGACAAGGGACTCGCTCATCTCCAGTCCCAGATCGACGCCGCCGACTTCCCCTACGTGTCGGCGAACCTGACCAACCTGAACCGCAACCTGCACGACGTCAGCCCGTACACGATCAAGACCGTCCACGGCGTGAAAGTCGCGATCATCGGCGTGACGAACCCGGAGGCTCCGACCCTGGTCGCGCCGGGCAATTTCGGCTCGATGAAGGTGACCGACCCGGCGAAGGCCGCGATGCGGGCCCGCGAGGAGGCGGCCCGGCACGGGGCGAAGGTGTTCATCGCCCTCGGGCACCTGGGCATCGAGGGAACGGACGCCCAGGGCGGCCCCACCGGCCCGCTGACCGAGTTCGCGCACGCCGTCCACGGCTTCGATCTGGTCCTGGGCGACCACACCGACGTCCAGTACAAGAGCGAGATCAACGGCGCCCTGGTGCTGGAGAACCTCAGCAAGGGCGCGACCTACGCGAAGACCACGCTGAAGTACGACCGCCGGCGCGGCGGCCACGTCGTGGCGGCGGCCTCGGAGTTCGTCGTCCCGCTGTCGGACAAGGTCACGCCGGACCCCGAGGTGGTGGCGATGCTCAAGCCGTACCGCGACGAACTGTCGAAGCGCTACGACGGCAAGATCGCCGTGGCGACGGGACTCTTCGACCAGAGCGGCGAGGTCGACCGGGTCCGCGAGACCGCGCTGGGTGACCTGACCACGGACGCGCTGCGCACCACGTACGGAACCCAGATCGCCTTCACCAACGGCGGCGGCATCCGCGCCTCCCTCCCCTCGACCTACCAGCCGGCCGACAAGACGCTGCGGCGGACCGGGTCCGGCCCCTACGACCTGGTGGCCGGGGACGCGTACGCGGTGCTTCCGTTCGGGAACCAGTCGCTCACCCGCACCGTCACCGGCACCCAGCTGTGGGCGGTCCTGGAGCAGAGCGTCAGCAAGGCCCCGAACTCCTCCGGCGGCTTCCTCCAGGTCTCCGGATTCCGCTTCACCTACGACTCGGCGAAGCCGGTGGGCTCCCGCGTTCTGTCGGTGACGCTCGACGGCGGCACGCCGATCGCCCGGGACGCCACGACGTACACGGCGGCGACGAACAACTTCACGAACGCGGGCGGCGACGGCTACACGATGCTCGCCGACGGCCAGGGCACGACCCGCAACCTGATGGCCGGCGACCTGCTGACCTACCTGACGGCCCAGAAGACCGTCACCCCCACCACCCACACCCGCATCGACGACACGTCCCGCCCGGACGCGTAA